From Argopecten irradians isolate NY chromosome 12, Ai_NY, whole genome shotgun sequence, one genomic window encodes:
- the LOC138304765 gene encoding uncharacterized protein: protein MATPGDKYPEHEETHQEESLAISANLDAMGFNAEIINLTRTSMPQISEAISIIKGEETVGIETRLIGSAGEGLLTLKLKSGTTSDLDYIKILLDYEVHEDNDTCVEQDHFQFWIESCEKNAGYVKLRIANDKTLRQLESSFVEYDAERNIHYLTNAAVIMSSEQNITSDMQCVVDKMRDTFIMMDHIVCGPSFSSVCRENFKPDTFGIDKIDVVISIPCPKWPSVAEEWIKRKRNYGWPSRVFISEHEKQGCYVVPVGCKECDRTHLDWRLSFVLVEQALVWDFNSTQLQCFGLLKHLKKFVFEKEIGDIISSYIFKTIVFWVIEESPPELWVPDRLITAVQVCLDRLIECVQDNCCPNYFVRACNLLTNRYSTTEKPTVLRACYFVRKDTIRLLTQTQLFNNALGSNRFQRSTIESAMNLLKSFLGDVISSSWAKIIKYKSISYFTEISSCQESLKTAIEYSTKTSDRLKGACRRNSLSQQIITGIITEVDLIRRRLLWTRTILDEDIKPNILCITVPQKRLTETDILMENINICHMNVAAGNFHLTNDMLKPLIYKLKHLSLIRHPTNYTIQPSRTFVTTIDCSMDVCTRLLQDGPQISDIAFFRFEKDVIPEPLQTEMHTLLQSNEQSNTSTVRKQYVTIDPVVYACFLKFWCCMKLERNIDMLKARDDMVWCCNLPDITNKAVAFNLLGYCHKQLEEYEAAFRAFSKAFQQSPESDATLVHMASLINCRLKSQLMETRMDS from the exons ATGGCCACTCCAGGAG ATAAATACCCGGAACACGAGGAGACTCACCAAGAGGAAAGCTTGGCAATCAGTGCCAATCTCGATGCCATGGGGTTTAATGCTGAAATTATAAACTTGACTCGAACTTCAATGCCTCAAATTAGCGAAGCAATCAGTATCATAAAGGGGGAAGAGACTGTCGGCATTGAAACACGTTTAATAGGAAGTGCAGGAGAAGGTCTGTTAACGCTCAAGCTGAAGAGTGGAACTACATCTGATTTAGATTATATAAAAATTCTTTTGGACTATGAGGTACATGAAGACAATGATACTTGTGTTGAACAAGACCATTTTCAGTTTTGGATAGAGTCGTGCGAAAAAAATGCAGGTTATGTCAAATTAAGAATTGCAAATGACAAAACACTACGACAATTGGAATCCTCTTTCGTTGAATACGACGCAGAAAGAAATATCCATTATCTAACAAACGCAGCCGTCATCATGAGCTCTGAACAAAATATTACAAGTGACATGCAATGTGTAGTAGATAAAATGAGAGACACATTTATCATGATGGACCATATTGTATGTGGACCGTCTTTTTCTAGTGTTTGTCGCGAGAACTTTAAACCAGACACGTTCGGAATCGATAAAATAGATGTTGTTATTTCAATTCCCTGTCCTAAATGGCCTTCTGTCGCAGAAGAATGGATAAAACGGAAGCGCAACTATGGATGGCCTTCCAGGGTTTTTATATCAGAACATGAAAAACAAGGCTGTTACGTCGTCCCGGTCGGATGTAAGGAATGTGACCGTACTCATCTCGATTGGAGGCTGTCGTTTGTGCTTGTCGAACAAGCATTAGTTTGGGATTTCAACTCAACTCAATTACAATGCTTTGGTCTGCTTAAACATCTTAAAAAGTTTGTATTTGAGAAAGAAATAGGTGATATAATATCGTCATATATATTTAAGACTATTGTTTTCTGGGTTATAGAGGAATCCCCTCCCGAACTTTGGGTTCCTGACCGACTTATCACAGCCGTGCAAGTGTGTCTGGATAGGCTGATCGAATGTGTACAAGATAACTGTTGTCCAAATTATTTCGTGCGTGCATGTAATCTATTAACAAACAGATACAGCACCACGGAAAAACCTACAGTTCTTCGGGCATGCTATTTTGTTCGAAAGGACACCATTAGATTGCTAACACAAACTCAGCTGTTCAACAATGCGTTAGGATCTAATCGATTCCAAAGATCAACAATAGAATCTGCTATGAATTTATTGAAATCTTTTTTAGGTGATGTCATATCTTCCTCTTGGGCTaagattataaaatataaatcaattagttattttacagaaatatcATCCTGTCAAGAATCTTTGAAAACAGCAATAGAATACTCCACCAAAACATCAGACAGACTTAAGGGAGCATGCAGGAGGAACAGTTTATCACAGCAGATTATCACTGGTATAATTACTGAAGTGGACCTGATTCGGAGACGACTTTTGTGGACACGGACTATTCTGGATGAAGACATAAAGCCAAACATTTTGTGCATCACAGTACCTCAAAAGAGATTAACGGAAACTGACATCTTAATGGAAAATATCAATATCTGCCACATGAACGTAGCTGCGGGAAATTTTCATCTGACAAATGATATGTTAAAGCCACTTATATACAAACTGAAACATTTATCACTCATTCGACATCCCACAAATTATACCATTCAACCGTCGCGTACGTTTGTTACAACGATAGATTGTTCAATGGATGTATGCACCCGTCTATTACAAGATGGGCCACAGATCTCAGATATTGCATTCTTTAGATTTGAAAAAGACGTTATCCCAGAACCCCTCCAGACGGAAATGCACACACTGCTGCAGAGCAATGAACAATCTAACACATCGACCGTTAGGAAACAGTACGTGACCATCGATCCTGTCGTGTACGCGTGCTTCCTCAAGTTCTGGTGCTGTATGAAACTGGAGAGGAACATTGACATGTTAAAGGCACGTGACGACATGGTGTGGTGCTGTAATCTTCCTGACATCACAAACAAAGCCGTGGCATTCAACCTGCTGGGGTACTGCCATAAACAGCTGGAGGAATACGAGGCTGCCTTCAGGGCTTTCAGTAAGGCGTTTCAGCAAAGTCCAGAAAGTGATGCTACTTTAGTCCACATGGCCAGTCTTATCAACTGTAGACTTAAGAGCCAGCTGATGGAGACACGCATGGACTCGTAA